A single Cyprinus carpio isolate SPL01 chromosome A6, ASM1834038v1, whole genome shotgun sequence DNA region contains:
- the LOC109048923 gene encoding phosphatidate phosphatase LPIN2-like, translating to MNYVGQLAETVFVTVKELYRGLNPATLTGGIDVIVVRQPDGSYQCSPFHVRFGKLGVLRSKEKVVDIEINGEPVSLHMKLGDNGEAFFVEENEDFETRVPAHLCTSPIPTDVPEVSEVIESLSSAASSSNRRKKRRRKRARSDTHVHEDASSSSDEKESLDQDVLKEESLLAASKSVYYSLSEEPFEEPSGAQSRDVHPHSDGECPVNESVFFSRPSSPKSDSELCKPQESLGPQMQWNWGAFPKVCQTERDESDSLRDPPITPPDHSHFRTIHRQASIDMDGTDSAATVTVLRPEPQIGTTSPVTSDDTHTVVSSPIDTQLDVKVTETHVVTFQSADDSLPQTRTALENKETKYFGASTDSDTQTCNITSSTNTIHGTSADSSAARESQETCEENNVSLASKIQTITFGETEANTVIEAETEVNSAHTITVSGSVGDSEEWAGLETSLTNQSADGAGVTPALESIIKSEDPALLESSKAADSQDKRKVKRNHHLGPSDIYLDDLSRLDPEVAALYFPKSETESSDLVSSHGPDPSPPSGQLSPQSLGSANADSGTEYLSDSTTDSLDVTMSLCGRGDISQISKEKFMEHLVKYQDFVNNPGIVEDPNLVICINSKYYNWAVAAPMILSVQAFQKTLPKSTIEQLVKDKMPKKSGRWWFSWRRKDLNNIAGSQKPDAEGNQLEASAAIAGPSSLKSSVELSSDDDGSVSVRKNSEAMNTVQCISQMYRKSLRLTSEQIESLNLREGANTVVFSVTTQYQGTCRCEAAIYLWSYDDKIIISDIDGTITKSDALGHILPQLGKDWTHHGIAKLYHKIHQNGYKFLYCSARAIGMADITKGYLQWVNDQGTVLPKGPVLLAPSSLFSALHREVIEKKPEVFKIACLTDIRDLFSPVTQPFYAAFGNRTNDAYAYKEVGVPETHIFTVNPRGELIQEKTKGNKSSYSHLSELVDHFFPFICKDPTTSFDCPEFSHFSFWREPLPPLDLADLI from the exons ATGAACTACGTGGGTCAGCTGGCCGAGACGGTGTTTGTGACCGTGAAGGAACTGTATCGCGGTCTGAATCCGGCCACGCTCACCGGCGGCATCGACGTCATCGTGGTTCGTCAGCCTGATGGCAGCTACCAGTGCTCACCGTTTCACGTGCGCTTCGGGAAACTCGGAGTCCTGCGATCCAAAGAGAAAGTG GTGGATATTGAGATCAATGGAGAGCCTGTGAGCCTGCATATGAAGCTGGGAGATAACGGAGAGGCGTTCTTCGTGGAGGAGAACGAGGATTTTGAG ACGAGGGTTCCCGCTCATCTCTGCACCTCTCCGATCCCCACCGATGTCCCAGAAGTGTCCGAGGTGATCGAGTCTCTCTCCAGCGCCGCATCTTCCTCCAACCGCCGAAAAAAACGCCGCAGGAAACGGGCGCGTTCAGACACGCATGTACATGAGGATGCCAGTTCCTCCTCAGACGAGAAAGAAAGTCTAGATCAGGATGTCCTCAAGGAGGAGTCGCTTTTGGCAGCAAG TAAGTCTGTGTACTACTCGCTGTCAGAGGAGCCCTTCGAGGAACCGTCTGGAGCTCAGAGCAGAGACGTTCATCCTCACTCTGACGGAGAGTGTCCTGTGAATGAAAG TGTGTTCTTCAGCCGTCCCTCATCTCCTAAGAGTGATTCGGAGTTATGTAAGCCGCAGGAGTCTCTAGGGCCTCAGATGCAGTGGAACTGGGGCGCTTTTCCCAAG GTGTGTCAGACAGAGAGGGATGAATCTGATTCGCTGCGAGACCCGCCCATCACGCCCCCTGACCACTCCCACTTCCGCACCATCCATCGACAAGCATCCATTGACATGGACGGCACTGACTCTGCAGCGACGGTGACCGTGTTGAGACCAGAACCTCAGATTGGAACAACCAGCCCTGTAACATCAGATGACACTCACACAGTTGTTTCGTCTCCGATTGACACACAACTAGACGTCAAGGTCACCGAAACGCATGTAGTGACCTTTCAGTCCGCAGACGACTCCCTCCCACAGACCCGGACTGCTCTGGAAAACAAAGAGACCAAATACTTCGGTGCCAGCACAGACAGTGACACTCAGACGTGTAATATAACCAGCTCTACTAACACAATCCATGGGACCAGTGCTGACAGCAGTGCAGCTAGAGAAAGCCAAGAAACCTGTGAAGAGAATAATGTCTCGCTCGCCTCCAAAATACAAACCATCACATTCGGTGAGACTGAAGCAAACACAGTTATAGAAGCAGAAACAGAGGTAAACTCAGCACACACGATCACTGTGAGTGGCTCTGTGGGAGACTCGGAGGAGTGGGCGGGATTAGAGACTTCACTGACCAATCAGAGTGCAGACGGTGCTGGAGTGACACCAGCTCTGGAGTCCATCATCAAATCAGAGGATCCGGCGCTTCTTGAGTCCTCGAAAGCGGCAGACTCTCAGGACAAGAGGAAAG TGAAGCGGAATCATCATTTGGGACCGTCTGATATCTATCTAGATGACCTCTCCAGGCTTGACCCTGAAGTCGCTGCCCTCTATTTTCCAAAGAG TGAGACCGAGTCGTCGGATCTGGTCTCGTCTCACGGGCCGGATCCGTCTCCTCCCTCGGGTCAGCTGTCTCCTCAGTCACTGGGCAGCGCTAACGCAGACAGCGGCACTGAATATCTGTCCGACTCTACCACAGACTCGCTGGACGTGACCATGTCTCTGTGTGGGAGAGGAGACATCAGTCAGATCAGTAAAG AGAAGTTCATGGAGCATCTTGTGAAGTATCAAGACTTTGTCAACAACCCTGGAATCGTTGAAGACCCAAACCTTGTCATCTGCATCAACTCAAA GTATTATAACTGGGCTGTGGCGGCTCCAATGATTCTGTCAGTTCAGGCTTTCCAGAAGACTTTACCAAAG AGCACCATTGAGCAACTAGTCAAAGATAAGATGCCAAAAAAGTCTGGCCGCTGGTGGTTTTCCTGGAGGAGGAAAGACCTGAACAATATTGCG ggaaGTCAGAAGCCTGATGCGGAGGGGAATCAGCTTGAAGCATCTGCTGCTATCGCTGGACCCTCTTCACTGAA GAGTTCTGTTGAGCTCTCGAGTGATGATGATGGCTCTGTCTCCGTGAGGAAGAACAGTGAAGCGATGAACACAGTGCAGTGCATCAGTCAGATGTACCGTAAATCCCTCCGGCTGACCTCGGAACAGATC gagAGTCTGAATCTGCGTGAAGGAGCTAATACGGTTGTGTTCAGTGTGACCACACAGTATCAGGGCACCTGCCGCTGTGAAGCTGCTATTTACCTGTGGAGCTACGACGACAAGATCATCATCTCAGACATCGATGGGACCATCACCAA GTCAGATGCTCTGGGGCACATTTTACCGCAGCTGGGGAAAGACTGGACTCATCACGGCATCGCCAAACTATATCACAAGATACATCA GAATGGTTATAAGTTCCTGTACTGTTCGGCTCGAGCTATAGGCATGGCAGACATCACTAAGGGTTATCTGCAGTGGGTAAATGATCAAGGAACGGTTCTACCCAAAGGACCAGTGCTTCTGGCTCCCAGCAGCCTGTTCTCAGCCTTACACAG ggaGGTGATTGAGAAGAAGCCGGAGGTGTTTAAGATCGCCTGTCTCACTGATATCAGAGATCTGTTCAGTCCCGTCACGCAGCCCTTCTACGCCGCCTTCGGCAACAGAACTAAC GATGCATATGCGTATAAGGAGGTGGGTGTTCCTGAGACTCACATCTTCACCGTGAACCCCAGAGGAGAACTCATACAAGAAAAGACCAAAGGAAACAAGTCCTC atacTCTCATCTCAGCGAGCTGGTGGATCACTTCTTCCCCTTCATCTGTAAAGATCCAACCACGTCCTTCGACTGTCCCGAGTTCAGTCATTTCTCCTTCTGGAGAGAGCCGCTGCCTCCGCTGGACCTCGCTGACCTGATCTAG